A window of the Scleropages formosus chromosome 5, fSclFor1.1, whole genome shotgun sequence genome harbors these coding sequences:
- the LOC108933830 gene encoding voltage-dependent calcium channel subunit alpha-2/delta-3-like isoform X2: MLLALFIVLKRRDGERLRTDWLDADMRGKSSFSHWNVSNVASLLFWPILSLSAPGAASSQPAIPPSQVRLWAAAFGGEIRSIAVKFSGSHLLRQKYKEREKSVCVEEMDGAKLVDQLAGNMAKMFHRKAEAVRRLVKAAEDAHLWHEEDPGLQFDYFNAALVNEGKNLELSQELILQPSEHFHNLAVNFSLSVVQVPTNTYNKDSAVLNGVFWSEALNKVFVDNFGRDPSLGWQYFGSAKGFFRQYPGVKWHPDENGLIDFDCRNRKWYIQAAASPKDVVVLVDVSGSMKGLHLTMARHTVSSILDTLGDDDFFNILTYNHEIHYVEPCLNGTLVQAHKTNKDHFRELLDKLSAKGTGRLGDALREAFALLKEFHQSGRGTCCTQAVMLVTDGATETYDTVFEKFNWPQRKVRVFPYLIGREAAFADNLKRMACANKGYFTQISTLADVQENVMKYLHVLSRPKVIDEERDAVWTEAYVDSILPQAQKPEENHSPVLVTTVAMPVFSTKKETKKQGVLVGVAGTDVPVQDLLRAFPKHKLGVHGYVFAVTNNGYVLTHPELRPLFQNGKKSRKPDYSSVDLSEVERDDKEHFLRTAMVNRSTGTFSMEVKQMVDKGKRLLSLHNDYYYTHIEGTPFSLGVVLSRGRGKYVLRGNATREEGLHDLEHPDVALARGWTYCDTSESQEHRHLSQMEAVRLFLSEPQPRLKCDRELVQEVLFDAVVTAPLEAYWTSVALNKSQNSEGGVEIAFLATRTGLRRTGLLVLPEQLSSREFLAADDEEDAFSADRFPLWYRRAAEQLPGTFTYSIPFSTGSGPSTTVLASTAIQLHDGTKSPTVAALGIQMNLGFFQRKFWTACRQCAALDGKCSVSCDSPSLSCYVIDNNGFVLVSRHPSRTGLFFGEVEAAVMNQLLLTGSFKRIALHNRQAMCKITSESSDGPRSFFDPYFAVLGTVKWLLGELVVSLLEFSLHGWWHPHLTAKAQRLAKSKTTLVPCDVEHPAFVSECAVEETTGTAECDGCGRSFIVQRIPSSNLYLVVVEDQCDCSATPPVTLEPTQLIYNGSLRCDRLKSPNDRRRPDSCHPFHPEEDALDCGSALGLSPMPLLTSLALLLAPAVPLLTS; the protein is encoded by the exons ATGTTGCTCGCGCTGTTCATTGTGCTGAAGAGGCGGGACGGTGAGAGGCTGAGGACCGACTGGCTGGACGCCGACATGCGGGGAAAGTCGAGCTTCTCTCACTGGAACGTGTCGAATGTCGCTTCCTTGCTCTTTTGGCCCATTTTGAGCCTGTCGGCACCCGGTGCAGCGAGCTCCCAGCCGGCGATCCCTCCCTCCCA AGTCAGGCTGTGGGCCGCAGCTTTTGGAGGCGAAATCAGATCCATCGCGGTGAAATTCTCAGGCTCCCACCTCCTGCGCCAG AAATACAAGGAGCGTGAGAAATCCGTTTGTGTTGAAGAAATGGATGGTGCGAAGCTTGTCGATCAGTTGGCAGGAAACATGGCGAAGATGTTCCACAGAAAAGCAGAAGCTGTGCGG CGCCTGGTGAAAGCTGCTGAGGACGCCCATCTATGGCATGAGGAGGATCCTGGTCTGCAG tTTGACTACTTCAATGCTGCGCTCGTCAATGAGGGGAAAAACCTGGAACTCAGTCAGGAGCTCATTCTTCAACCCAGTGAACATTTCCACAACCTAGCGGTGAACTTCAGTCTGAgtgtggttcaagtccccacCAATACGTACAACAAAG ACTCGGCCGTACTGAACGGCGTCTTCTGGTCAGAGGCGCTCAACAAGGTGTTTGTGGATAATTTTGGGCGGGACCCGTCGCTCGGCTGGCAGTACTTCGGGAGCGCGAAGGGATTCTTCAGACAGTATCCGG GTGTGAAGTGGCATCCGGACGAGAACGGACTCATCGACTTTGACTGCAGGAACCGCAAATG GTACATCCAGGCGGCCGCATCCCCGAAGGATGTCGTGGTGCTGGTGGACGTCAGCGGGAGCATGAAGGGACTGCATCTGACCATGGCTCGGCACACCGTCTCCTCCATCCTGGACACCCTTGGCGATGACGACTTTTTCAACATCCTCACA TACAACCACGAGATTCACTACGTGGAGCCATGTCTCAATGGGACGCTGGTACAGGCTCACAAGACAAATAAAGAT CACTTCCGTGAGCTTCTGGACAAGCTGTCTGCTAAAGGCACTGGTCGGCTGGGCGATGCCTTAAGGGAGGCCTTCGCTCTGCTCAAGGAG TTCCACCAGAGCGGTCGAGGGACCTGCTGCACTCAGGCCGTCATGCTGGTCACAGACGGGGCGACGGAAACGTATGACACGGTTTTTGAGAAGTTCAACTGGCCTCAGAGAAAG GTTCGCGTCTTCCCGTATCTCATTGGACGGGAGGCGGCCTTCGCCGACAACCTCAAGCGGATGGCCTGTGCGAATAAAG GCTACTTCACCCAGATAAGCACTCTGGCGGATGTGCAAGAGAACGTCATGAAGTACCTGCACGTGCTGAGTCGGCCCAAAGTCATCGACGAGGAGCGCGACGCCGTGTGGACGGAGGCCTACGTGGACAGCATT CTCCCACAGGCACAGAAG CCCGAGGAGAACCACAGTCCAGTCCTCGTGACAACGGTGGCCATGCCTGTATTCAGCACTAAGAAGGAGACG AAGAAGCAGGGTGTCCTCGTGGGCGTGGCCGGCACAGATGTACCTGTGCAGGACCTTCTGAGGGCTTTTCCCAAGCACAAG CTGGGGGTTCATGGGTACGTGTTTGCTGTCACCAACAACGGGTACGTCCTGACCCACCCAGAGCTGCGGCCGCTG TTCCAAAATGGGAAGAAGAGCAGGAAGCCAGACTACAGCAGTGTGGACCTTTCTGAAGTGGAGAGAGACGACAAAGAGCACTTT ctCCGCACTGCTATGGTTAACAGGAGCACTGgaactttttccatggaggtgaAGCAGATGGTGGATAAAGGG aagcGCCTCTTGTCTCTGCACAACGACtactactacacacacattgaaggGACACCGTTCAG TCTAGGTGTGGTGCTCTCCAGGGGACGCGGCAAGTACGTCCTCCGAGGAAATGCGACTCGGGAAGAAG GTCTGCATGACCTGGAGCATCCCGACGTGGCGCTGGCGCGTGGCTG GACGTACTGCGACACCTCCGAGAGCCAAGAGCATCGACACCTGTCCCAGATGGAAGCCGTCCGCTTGTTCCTGAGCGAACCCCAGCCGCGCCTCAAGT GTGACAGGGAGCTCGTTCAGGAAGTGCTCTTCGACGCTGTGGTGACGGCCCCTCTGGAGGCGTACTGGACCAGCGTGGCCCTCAACAAGTCTCA GAACTCGGAGGGGGGCGTCGAGATCGCCTTCCTGGCGACTCGCACGGGACTGCGCAGGACCGGCCTCTTGGTGCTTCCGGAGCAGCTGAGCAGTCG AGAATTTCTGGCAGCGGACGACGAGGAGGACGCCTTCAGCGCCGACCGCTTTCCGCTGTGGTACAGGAGAGCCGCCGAGCAGCTCCCCGGTACCTTCACCTACTCCATCCCCTTCAGCACAG GGTCGGGCCCCAGCACTACTGTCCTAGCGAGCACCGCCATCCAGCTCCATGACGGCACAAAGTCCCCAACCGTCGCTG CTCTGGGAATTCAGATGAACCTGGGATTCTTCCAAAGAAAGTTCTGGACGGCCTGCCGACAG TGTGCTGCTCTGGATGGAAAGTGCTCTGTCAGCTGCGACAGCCCG AGTCTCAGCTGCTATGTCATCGACAACAACGGCTTCGTCCTCGTGTCGCGACACCCGTCCCGG ACCGGCTTGTTCTTCGGGGAGGTCGAGGCAGCCGTGATGAACCAGCTACTCCTCACGGGCTCCTTCAAAAG GATCGCGCTGCACAACCGTCAGGCGATGTGTAAAATAACTTCTGAAAGCAGCGACGGCCCACGAAGTTTCTTCGAC CCCTATTTCGCTGTCTTGGGTACCGTGAAGTGGCTGCTTGGTGAACTCGTCGT ATCCCTCCTGGAGTTTTCCCTGCACGGCTGGTGGCATCCTCATCTCACAGCCAAAG CACAAAGGCTGGCGAAGAGTAAAACGACGCTGGTGCCCTGTGACGTGGAGCACCCTGCCTTTGTGTCCGAGTGCGCCGTCGAGGAGACGACCGGCACCGCTGAGTGCGACGGCTGCGGGAG ATCCTTCATCGTTCAGCGCATTCCCAGCAGCAACCTCTacctggtggtggtggaggaccAGTGTGACTGCAGCGCCACCCCACCGGTAACCTTGGAACCCACTCAGCTCATTT ACAACGGATCTCTCAGATGTGACCGCCTGAAATCGCCGAATGACAGGAGACGGCCAGATTCCTGCCACCCGTTCCACCCTGAG GAGGACGCGCTGGACTGCGGCAGCGCCCTCGGCCTGTCTCCCATGCCGCTGCTGACCTCGCTCGCCCTGCTTCTCGCCCCAGCTGTGCCTCTGCTCACCAGCTGA
- the LOC108933830 gene encoding voltage-dependent calcium channel subunit alpha-2/delta-3-like isoform X1 yields the protein MLLALFIVLKRRDGERLRTDWLDADMRGKSSFSHWNVSNVASLLFWPILSLSAPGAASSQPAIPPSQVRLWAAAFGGEIRSIAVKFSGSHLLRQKYKEREKSVCVEEMDGAKLVDQLAGNMAKMFHRKAEAVRRLVKAAEDAHLWHEEDPGLQFDYFNAALVNEGKNLELSQELILQPSEHFHNLAVNFSLSVVQVPTNTYNKDSAVLNGVFWSEALNKVFVDNFGRDPSLGWQYFGSAKGFFRQYPGVKWHPDENGLIDFDCRNRKWYIQAAASPKDVVVLVDVSGSMKGLHLTMARHTVSSILDTLGDDDFFNILTYNHEIHYVEPCLNGTLVQAHKTNKDQHFRELLDKLSAKGTGRLGDALREAFALLKEFHQSGRGTCCTQAVMLVTDGATETYDTVFEKFNWPQRKVRVFPYLIGREAAFADNLKRMACANKGYFTQISTLADVQENVMKYLHVLSRPKVIDEERDAVWTEAYVDSILRTAMVNRSTGTFSMEVKQMVDKGKRLLSLHNDYYYTHIEGTPFSLGVVLSRGRGKYVLRGNATREEGLHDLEHPDVALARGWTYCDTSESQEHRHLSQMEAVRLFLSEPQPRLKCDRELVQEVLFDAVVTAPLEAYWTSVALNKSQNSEGGVEIAFLATRTGLRRTGLLVLPEQLSSREFLAADDEEDAFSADRFPLWYRRAAEQLPGTFTYSIPFSTGSGPSTTVLASTAIQLHDGTKSPTVAALGIQMNLGFFQRKFWTACRQCAALDGKCSVSCDSPSLSCYVIDNNGFVLVSRHPSRTGLFFGEVEAAVMNQLLLTGSFKRIALHNRQAMCKITSESSDGPRSFFDPYFAVLGTVKWLLGELVVSLLEFSLHGWWHPHLTAKAQRLAKSKTTLVPCDVEHPAFVSECAVEETTGTAECDGCGRSFIVQRIPSSNLYLVVVEDQCDCSATPPVTLEPTQLIYNGSLRCDRLKSPNDRRRPDSCHPFHPEEDALDCGSALGLSPMPLLTSLALLLAPAVPLLTS from the exons ATGTTGCTCGCGCTGTTCATTGTGCTGAAGAGGCGGGACGGTGAGAGGCTGAGGACCGACTGGCTGGACGCCGACATGCGGGGAAAGTCGAGCTTCTCTCACTGGAACGTGTCGAATGTCGCTTCCTTGCTCTTTTGGCCCATTTTGAGCCTGTCGGCACCCGGTGCAGCGAGCTCCCAGCCGGCGATCCCTCCCTCCCA AGTCAGGCTGTGGGCCGCAGCTTTTGGAGGCGAAATCAGATCCATCGCGGTGAAATTCTCAGGCTCCCACCTCCTGCGCCAG AAATACAAGGAGCGTGAGAAATCCGTTTGTGTTGAAGAAATGGATGGTGCGAAGCTTGTCGATCAGTTGGCAGGAAACATGGCGAAGATGTTCCACAGAAAAGCAGAAGCTGTGCGG CGCCTGGTGAAAGCTGCTGAGGACGCCCATCTATGGCATGAGGAGGATCCTGGTCTGCAG tTTGACTACTTCAATGCTGCGCTCGTCAATGAGGGGAAAAACCTGGAACTCAGTCAGGAGCTCATTCTTCAACCCAGTGAACATTTCCACAACCTAGCGGTGAACTTCAGTCTGAgtgtggttcaagtccccacCAATACGTACAACAAAG ACTCGGCCGTACTGAACGGCGTCTTCTGGTCAGAGGCGCTCAACAAGGTGTTTGTGGATAATTTTGGGCGGGACCCGTCGCTCGGCTGGCAGTACTTCGGGAGCGCGAAGGGATTCTTCAGACAGTATCCGG GTGTGAAGTGGCATCCGGACGAGAACGGACTCATCGACTTTGACTGCAGGAACCGCAAATG GTACATCCAGGCGGCCGCATCCCCGAAGGATGTCGTGGTGCTGGTGGACGTCAGCGGGAGCATGAAGGGACTGCATCTGACCATGGCTCGGCACACCGTCTCCTCCATCCTGGACACCCTTGGCGATGACGACTTTTTCAACATCCTCACA TACAACCACGAGATTCACTACGTGGAGCCATGTCTCAATGGGACGCTGGTACAGGCTCACAAGACAAATAAAGAT CAGCACTTCCGTGAGCTTCTGGACAAGCTGTCTGCTAAAGGCACTGGTCGGCTGGGCGATGCCTTAAGGGAGGCCTTCGCTCTGCTCAAGGAG TTCCACCAGAGCGGTCGAGGGACCTGCTGCACTCAGGCCGTCATGCTGGTCACAGACGGGGCGACGGAAACGTATGACACGGTTTTTGAGAAGTTCAACTGGCCTCAGAGAAAG GTTCGCGTCTTCCCGTATCTCATTGGACGGGAGGCGGCCTTCGCCGACAACCTCAAGCGGATGGCCTGTGCGAATAAAG GCTACTTCACCCAGATAAGCACTCTGGCGGATGTGCAAGAGAACGTCATGAAGTACCTGCACGTGCTGAGTCGGCCCAAAGTCATCGACGAGGAGCGCGACGCCGTGTGGACGGAGGCCTACGTGGACAGCATT ctCCGCACTGCTATGGTTAACAGGAGCACTGgaactttttccatggaggtgaAGCAGATGGTGGATAAAGGG aagcGCCTCTTGTCTCTGCACAACGACtactactacacacacattgaaggGACACCGTTCAG TCTAGGTGTGGTGCTCTCCAGGGGACGCGGCAAGTACGTCCTCCGAGGAAATGCGACTCGGGAAGAAG GTCTGCATGACCTGGAGCATCCCGACGTGGCGCTGGCGCGTGGCTG GACGTACTGCGACACCTCCGAGAGCCAAGAGCATCGACACCTGTCCCAGATGGAAGCCGTCCGCTTGTTCCTGAGCGAACCCCAGCCGCGCCTCAAGT GTGACAGGGAGCTCGTTCAGGAAGTGCTCTTCGACGCTGTGGTGACGGCCCCTCTGGAGGCGTACTGGACCAGCGTGGCCCTCAACAAGTCTCA GAACTCGGAGGGGGGCGTCGAGATCGCCTTCCTGGCGACTCGCACGGGACTGCGCAGGACCGGCCTCTTGGTGCTTCCGGAGCAGCTGAGCAGTCG AGAATTTCTGGCAGCGGACGACGAGGAGGACGCCTTCAGCGCCGACCGCTTTCCGCTGTGGTACAGGAGAGCCGCCGAGCAGCTCCCCGGTACCTTCACCTACTCCATCCCCTTCAGCACAG GGTCGGGCCCCAGCACTACTGTCCTAGCGAGCACCGCCATCCAGCTCCATGACGGCACAAAGTCCCCAACCGTCGCTG CTCTGGGAATTCAGATGAACCTGGGATTCTTCCAAAGAAAGTTCTGGACGGCCTGCCGACAG TGTGCTGCTCTGGATGGAAAGTGCTCTGTCAGCTGCGACAGCCCG AGTCTCAGCTGCTATGTCATCGACAACAACGGCTTCGTCCTCGTGTCGCGACACCCGTCCCGG ACCGGCTTGTTCTTCGGGGAGGTCGAGGCAGCCGTGATGAACCAGCTACTCCTCACGGGCTCCTTCAAAAG GATCGCGCTGCACAACCGTCAGGCGATGTGTAAAATAACTTCTGAAAGCAGCGACGGCCCACGAAGTTTCTTCGAC CCCTATTTCGCTGTCTTGGGTACCGTGAAGTGGCTGCTTGGTGAACTCGTCGT ATCCCTCCTGGAGTTTTCCCTGCACGGCTGGTGGCATCCTCATCTCACAGCCAAAG CACAAAGGCTGGCGAAGAGTAAAACGACGCTGGTGCCCTGTGACGTGGAGCACCCTGCCTTTGTGTCCGAGTGCGCCGTCGAGGAGACGACCGGCACCGCTGAGTGCGACGGCTGCGGGAG ATCCTTCATCGTTCAGCGCATTCCCAGCAGCAACCTCTacctggtggtggtggaggaccAGTGTGACTGCAGCGCCACCCCACCGGTAACCTTGGAACCCACTCAGCTCATTT ACAACGGATCTCTCAGATGTGACCGCCTGAAATCGCCGAATGACAGGAGACGGCCAGATTCCTGCCACCCGTTCCACCCTGAG GAGGACGCGCTGGACTGCGGCAGCGCCCTCGGCCTGTCTCCCATGCCGCTGCTGACCTCGCTCGCCCTGCTTCTCGCCCCAGCTGTGCCTCTGCTCACCAGCTGA